Genomic segment of Mesotoga sp. UBA6090:
AATTGCAAAGGCAAAAGAACTAGGTGCTGAGGTCATTGCATTCGATGGTGAAAGAAGACCTGAGAAGATGCTGAACGATGTAAAGACCTTGATCTCGAGAGATGTAGATGTTCTGATCGTCATTCTGGGATATCGAGATGTAATTGAGCCTGAACTGAAGATCGCAAGAGAAAAAGGTATTAAGGTAGTTACAGCAGATTTTCAGTCTGTCTACAGTCAGTGTAATGTTTCAACAAACAACATGACTGCAATGGTTGAGCTTGTTTTGAGAATGGTAGCTGACCTAAAAGGTGAAGGCGAAGTTGGAATTTTCTTCAGACCGGGCAGTCCAATCGCCGAATTGAGAAAGAAATGCTTCGATTTGGTTTTGAGCGAATATCCAAACATCAAAGTGGTAGCCGAAGAAGCTTACGTTGTTCCGGGAACAGTTCCTGACGCTTACAACAAAACAAAAGACATGTTGAGAGCCAATCCAGAGATAGATGCTTTCTGGTCGCTCTTCGATCAGCCAATGATAGGGGCTGCACAAGCAATCGATGATATGGGAAGTCAATATCATGCCAAGTGCTATGGCTTCGATGGAGATCCTACTGCTCTGAAAATGATTGCTGATACTAACTCCTCCTTTGTAGCTACAGTAGCACAGCAGCCCTACAAAATAGGAGAAACCTGTGCGGAAGTCGCAATGGACCTCCTTGCTGGAAAGGAAATTCCAGTCCTCAGATTTGTTGATCACATTTTGGTTACTACAGAAAATGTAAAGGATCTTCTAAAGTAGGTTAATTCTTCAAGTAGTCTGCTCTCAGTTTTTAAGGAAAGGCCCCGTCTGAAATCGACGACGGGGCCCAATATTAAGAGAACATTGAGGTGTCGAAATGAATGAATCATTACTCAATATGAAAGGAATCACAAAGAGATT
This window contains:
- a CDS encoding substrate-binding domain-containing protein encodes the protein MKTRTLLVIAVVLMLSAVMFANAPLIGISVIGTEHDWDIQAYNGAIAKAKELGAEVIAFDGERRPEKMLNDVKTLISRDVDVLIVILGYRDVIEPELKIAREKGIKVVTADFQSVYSQCNVSTNNMTAMVELVLRMVADLKGEGEVGIFFRPGSPIAELRKKCFDLVLSEYPNIKVVAEEAYVVPGTVPDAYNKTKDMLRANPEIDAFWSLFDQPMIGAAQAIDDMGSQYHAKCYGFDGDPTALKMIADTNSSFVATVAQQPYKIGETCAEVAMDLLAGKEIPVLRFVDHILVTTENVKDLLK